A stretch of the Halomonas sp. BDJS001 genome encodes the following:
- a CDS encoding metal-dependent hydrolase, translated as MANFRTHITVAAAGGMLIAYAGWKGQLWPPSQAVVMIALVTFGGILPDIDADRSHSIRLIFNLLSVPALVLGALLLQPWLTPGALLIACGGIYFCVRYLAGILFSRFTVHRGIWHSLLAGGLCSLLTAALSFNLLNQPEGLAWFHGAATLVGFLIHLSLDEIYSVDLEGARFKRSFGTALKLGDSRRPMSNLLMLIATLTLIPWAPPWSVLGELLHQGSLLWR; from the coding sequence GCGGCATGCTGATAGCTTACGCAGGCTGGAAAGGCCAGCTTTGGCCGCCCTCCCAAGCGGTGGTGATGATTGCATTAGTCACGTTCGGCGGTATTCTGCCTGATATTGATGCTGACCGATCACACTCTATCCGTTTGATATTTAACTTACTTTCAGTGCCTGCCTTGGTGTTGGGGGCGCTTCTCCTTCAACCGTGGCTGACGCCGGGAGCATTATTGATTGCCTGCGGGGGAATTTACTTCTGCGTTCGTTATTTGGCCGGCATTCTATTTTCGCGTTTCACCGTGCACCGCGGTATTTGGCATTCGCTGCTAGCGGGTGGGCTTTGTAGTCTACTCACCGCCGCGTTAAGTTTTAATTTACTCAACCAGCCTGAAGGGCTGGCGTGGTTTCACGGTGCTGCTACGTTGGTCGGGTTTTTGATCCACTTGAGTTTGGATGAGATATACAGCGTTGACCTCGAAGGCGCTCGGTTCAAGCGCTCCTTTGGTACCGCGCTTAAGCTAGGCGATAGCCGTCGACCGATGTCCAACTTGCTAATGTTGATTGCCACATTAACGTTGATACCCTGGGCGCCTCCTTGGTCTGTCTTGGGTGAGTTGCTGCATCAGGGCTCACTGCTATGGCGGTAG